CGCGCCGCTGATCATCGCGGCGCCGCTGGCCCGGCAGATCGGCGGCGCCGAAGCGCGCGGCGAGGCGCCGGCGCGCCTCTCGGTCGGCGCGGTGGCCGCGGCGATCGCGCTCACGCTCGGCGGCACGCTGGCGTTCGCCTCGCTGCATCGCTTCGCGCCGCATCCGGCGAATTCGCCGGCGGCGGCGGTGGCCGAGCTGAAGACGCTCGGCGTGCAGCGGGTGTTCAACGATTACGATTTCGGCGGCTACCTGATCGCCAACGGCGTCGCGCCGTTCATCGACGGCCGCACCGAACTGTACGGCGAGGCCTTCGTGGTCGAACAGAATTCCGCGGTGCGGCTGAAGCCGCCGGAGAAACTGTTCCGACTGCTCGCGGACTACGACATCGACGCCACGCTGCTCCGCACCGAGGACGCGGCCACCCATCTGCTCGATCACATCGACGGCTGGCAGAAGGTGTATTCCGACGACGTCGCGACCATCCATTTGCGCCGGCCGGGCGCGCTGCACGGCGCCGCGCCGAAGGTCACGCCCGCGAACTGATCGGGACGCCGGCTCACGCGGCGCCGCTGTCCTGCTGCTGTCCGGGGAGGTCGAGCCGCACGATCAGGCCGTGCGGCTTGCGGTCGCGCAGCGTCAGTTCGCCGCCGTGATTCTGCACGATGGTCCGGGCGATCGAGAGGCCGAGGCCGAAGCCGGAGGTCTCGTCCATGTTGCGCGCATCGTCGCCGCGCACGAACGGCTCGATCACGTCGGCCTTGCAGGCTTCGGGAATGCCGGGGCCGTCGTCTTCGACCTCGATCGTGACGCGCCCGGGCGACGCTTCCAGCCGGACCAGGATGTCCTTTCCATAGCGAACTGCGTTGTCGACCAGATTGGTGACGGCGCGTCGGATATCGTCCGGCCGCGCCAACAATTCGGCATGTTCAGGCCCCAGATAAGTCACCTTGTGGCCCAGATCGGTGAACTGATCGGTGATCAGTTGCAGCGTGCTCGCCAGATCGATCCGCGTCATCGGTTCCAGCGCGCGGCCGGTGCGCAGGAACGACAGCACCGCGTCGAGCATCGAGCGCATCTGGTCGAGATCGCGCAGCATGTTGTCGCGCTGGGTGGCGTCCTCGATGAATTCGCTGCGCAGCCGCAGCCGCGTGATCGGGGTGCGCAGGTCGTGGCCGATCGCAGCCAGTGTCCGGGTGCGGTCGTCGATCAGCGCCGTGATCCGGTTGCGCGACCGGTTCATGGCCCGCGCCAGCGAGCGGATTTCGTCCGGCCCGCTCTCGGCCAGCGGCTCGTCGGTGCCGTCCAGCTTGAAGTTTTCCGCCGCGGCAGCGAATTCCGACAGCGGCGTCGACAGCGCCCGGTCGGCCCACAGGCCGAACATCGCGAGGCTGATGATCACGCCGGCGAACGCACTCATCCACGGCCCGTTCGAGATCGGAGGCCGGCCTCGCATCTCCGGAATCGCGGCGGCGATCGCGGTCCCGTCCGGCAACGCAATGCCGACTTGCGGCGGCTCCGCGCCGGGCAGCGCGAACACCCTCGCCAATGGTCCGAGCGTGCGCGCGACGTCGCGAATTTCCGGCAGTTCGCGGTCGGACCGCGGCGGCACCGCGGCGGCGTCGAGCAGGCGGAGTTCGAGGTGAGGGAATGTCCTGGTGATTTGTTCGACGAGCTGCGGCCTCTGCTCCTCGGGAGTCGCCGCGATCAGAAGGACCGCGATTTCGAACTGCTCGCGCCGATGTTCGGGCGGACCGAAGCGGTCCGGCCCGCGCAGCAGGAAAGTCGCCATGATCAGCAACTGCGTCCCGATGAGCGACGCCAACACCAGCACCGCGATCTGGCTGCGGATGCCGCTGAATCGAAACCTGCCGAGCCGCTCGAGCATGAAGCCTCCGGCCGCAGCGGCCTCGATCAAACCGTTTCGACGGCGGGCGTGAACATATAGCCGCCGGAGCGCACCGTCTTGATGATGCTGACGCTCTGCGGGTCGGGCTCGATCTTGCGGCGGATCCGGCTGACCAGCACGTCGATCGAACGCTCGAACGAGCCGGCGTTGCGGCCGTGGGTGAGATCGAGCAGCGCTTCGCGCGACAGCACCCGGCCGGGCCGTTCGCAGAACGCCTGCAGCAGGTCGAATTCGGCGCTGGTCATCGCCACCAGGGCGCCATCGGGGTTGCGCAGTTCGCGCAGCCGGAAATCGATCCGCCAGCCGAGGAAGGTGAGCGCGGTCGCGCCGGACGTGGCGCTGGCGGTCTGGGCGAGCGACTGGCGGCGCAGCACCGAGCGGATCCGCGCCAGCAATTCGCGCGGATTGAACGGCTTGGCGAGGTAGTCGTCGGCGCCCATCTCCAGGCCGAGGATACGGTCGACGTCCTCGCCGCGCGCCGTCAGCATGATGATCGGCAGCGGCGAGCTCGCCCGCACGCGCCGGCACAGGCTGAGGCCGTCCTCGCCCGGCAGCATCACGTCGAGCACGACGAGGTCGACGCGCTGGTCGGAGAGCCGGCTGTCCATCTCGCGGCCGTCCTGCGCGGTCACGACATGACATTCGTTGTTGCGAAGGTATTTCGCGATCAGCGCGCGGGTTTCCCGGTCGTCTTCGACGACGAGGATATGGGGCGGGGCGGTGCTCATGACGCCGTTTACCGAAATTCCGCGCGAAGCTGAAACGAGTTTTTTGTTTCCCGATATGTCTCGTGGAAACGCTGCAACATTCCGCAATCAGGCCGTGTGGGGCGGAAAGGTCTCGTTAACTCTATCAATCACATCGTGAACTGCGATCACAGCATCCGGAGCTTCTCATGACCTCCATCTCCGCGACAAGCAGTTATCTCTCTCCCCTGCAGCAGCTTCAGAAGGAGCTGGCGGCCGAAGTCTCCGCCGGCCAGGTCAGCTCGACCGATGCGACGGCGCTGTCGTCGGCGCTGACCGAAATCGATTCCAGCCTGCAGAGCAGCCGGACGAGCGGCTCCAGCAGCAGCACGCAAACGTCGCCCGAAGACATGAAGTCCAAGATCGACGATCTGATCGACGAGCAGGTGTCGAGCGGCAATCTGACCAGCGAGCAGGCCGAAGAGCTGAAGAGCGTGTTCGAGAATGCGTTCGCCGGCGGGCCCGGTGGCGCCGGCGGTCCGCCGCCCGGTCCGCCGCCGAGCGACAGCTCGTCGTCGACGTCGACCGATTCGACGACGAGCACGTCCAGCTCCGGCACCGACATCAGCGAGGCGCTGCAGGAATTCCTGAAGCTGCTCCAGGAGCAGCAGTCGTCGACCGCGAGCAGCTATGGTTCCAGCGGAACCAGCAGCGCCAGCTCGGGATCGTCGTCTGCGATGGTGGTCAACTATCAGGCCTGACCATCCGACGCCCTCGGGACCGGCGCGCCTCCGCGCCGTCCCGTGGCAGGTGCCGCGTCGTGTCGTCACGCGATGGAACCGGCGCGTCGGCCGACTCGATTTCGTCATGTGTAGTCGACCAATAAAAGCGATCCAGCTTCGGAACTGTGCGCTGACTCCCTCGTTTGTCCGGGACCATTCGACAAACATGGAGGGTCCTACACAATGAAAACCAATACCGTTCTGGCCGGCCTGCTCGGCACCACGCTTCTCGCGACCGCCGCGTTCGCGCAGTCCCCCGCCACCACAGACAATTCCACCTCGATGTCGAAGTCGACCACGGTGCCGTCGCCGGCCTCCGACACCGGCCAATGGCGGACGTCGAAGCTGATGGGGCTCGACGTTTACAACCAGGCCAACGAAAAGCTCGGCGACATCAACGAAGTGCTGATCGACAATTCGGGCCGGGTCCAGGCCGTCGTGATCGGCGTCGGTGGCTTCCTCGGCGTCGGCGAGCGTGACGTCGCGGTGTCGTTCGACAAGATGAAGTTCGTCAACACCCCGGTATCCGGCAATACCGCGATGAACCGGACCAACAACAACATGGCGTCCGGCACGACGGCCGCTCCGGGAACGGCAGCCGCTCCGGCGACCACCACCACCACCACCACCGGCTCGGCGGCGAACACGGCGAATACGGCCGATCGCTGGTATCCCGACCACGCGGTGTTCAACGCCACCAAGGATCAGCTCAAGTCGATGCCGGAATTCAAGTACAACAAGTCGTAACGGCATGATCTGACAGAGACCCGAACGCGACGACGCGTTCGGGCGGCTGTCTGGGATGTCTTGTGGTGAAATTCGCCTGGTGGCACGAGCCGCCGGGCGAATTTTGTTTCGAGCAGCCGGGGTCTCATGCAGGAGACGGAGTCACGCTGCCGAGAACGTCGCAGATCAGCGCGGGACTCAGGGCGCCTTCAGCTTGGTGATCGTGACTTCGAGAATGCCGTTGGCCTCTGCGGTCACCCGCAGCATGGTGGAGTCGAACGCCACATCGGTCAGCCGCAGGCTGGAGATCTCCGAGGAAATGCGCAGGCCGTCCTCGTTGCGCTGATACGC
The DNA window shown above is from Rhodopseudomonas palustris HaA2 and carries:
- a CDS encoding PRC-barrel domain-containing protein, whose protein sequence is MKTNTVLAGLLGTTLLATAAFAQSPATTDNSTSMSKSTTVPSPASDTGQWRTSKLMGLDVYNQANEKLGDINEVLIDNSGRVQAVVIGVGGFLGVGERDVAVSFDKMKFVNTPVSGNTAMNRTNNNMASGTTAAPGTAAAPATTTTTTTGSAANTANTADRWYPDHAVFNATKDQLKSMPEFKYNKS
- a CDS encoding ATP-binding protein; the encoded protein is MLERLGRFRFSGIRSQIAVLVLASLIGTQLLIMATFLLRGPDRFGPPEHRREQFEIAVLLIAATPEEQRPQLVEQITRTFPHLELRLLDAAAVPPRSDRELPEIRDVARTLGPLARVFALPGAEPPQVGIALPDGTAIAAAIPEMRGRPPISNGPWMSAFAGVIISLAMFGLWADRALSTPLSEFAAAAENFKLDGTDEPLAESGPDEIRSLARAMNRSRNRITALIDDRTRTLAAIGHDLRTPITRLRLRSEFIEDATQRDNMLRDLDQMRSMLDAVLSFLRTGRALEPMTRIDLASTLQLITDQFTDLGHKVTYLGPEHAELLARPDDIRRAVTNLVDNAVRYGKDILVRLEASPGRVTIEVEDDGPGIPEACKADVIEPFVRGDDARNMDETSGFGLGLSIARTIVQNHGGELTLRDRKPHGLIVRLDLPGQQQDSGAA
- a CDS encoding response regulator encodes the protein MSTAPPHILVVEDDRETRALIAKYLRNNECHVVTAQDGREMDSRLSDQRVDLVVLDVMLPGEDGLSLCRRVRASSPLPIIMLTARGEDVDRILGLEMGADDYLAKPFNPRELLARIRSVLRRQSLAQTASATSGATALTFLGWRIDFRLRELRNPDGALVAMTSAEFDLLQAFCERPGRVLSREALLDLTHGRNAGSFERSIDVLVSRIRRKIEPDPQSVSIIKTVRSGGYMFTPAVETV